In the Xiphias gladius isolate SHS-SW01 ecotype Sanya breed wild chromosome 7, ASM1685928v1, whole genome shotgun sequence genome, tttatacttctgtacttttttccAGCTGCTAAGAGCAAATGTTCTCGTGTGAATGCTTTAAATTTGACAAGGaccttcatttcctttttttccacctttttttttagatcagcCACTTTGCCACCTGTGCTTGTCTCAGTGACAAAACCAAGTACCCATCCTTCCTCAGAACAATACCCAGTGACTACTACCAGAGCAGAGCCCTGGCCCAGTTGATCAAGCACTTTGGTTGGACTTGGATTGGAGCTATTAGAACCAATGATGATTATGGTAATAATGGCATGGCTACATTCACAGAAACTGCACAGCAGCTGGGCATCTGTCTGGAGTACTCTGTATCTTTCTTCAGAACAGATCCACcaagtaaaatacaaaagatAATTGACATTATCAAGGCTTCCAACTCCAAGGTGATTGTCGCTTTCCTCTCCCACATGGATATGGATGTGCTCATACATGAGCTGTCCCACCACAACTTGACTGGGTACCAGTGGGTAGGCAGTGAGGGCTGGATCTTTGATTCTCAAACTGCAGGAATGGATAGGCATCACATTCTGGATGGTGCCATAGGCCTGTCAATCCCCAAAGCACATGTCAGAGGCATGAAAGAGTCCATACTGGATGTGAAGCCACTCAATTCATCTAGTAATGAAATTTTTATAGAGTTCTGGGAGACATTATTTAGCTGTAAGTTCATGCATTCAAAGCCATCAGCAGGAAATCAGAGAGAATGTACTGGACATGAAGATCTGACTGGAGTGCATAACGGTTTCACTGATATGTCACTCATGCCCATATTTAACAATGTCTATAAAGGAGTGTATGCTGTGGCCCATGCACTTCATCGTATTTTTGACTGTCATGAAACATGTAACAACAAGGTACAGCTAGATCCGTTCACGGTGAGTTCAACATTAAATACTTAGATTCTAGTTTTAATATTGGGCAACAAGAAAAATGGctccagtgtttttaaaagtgttgcAGTCTGTTTATCATGCGGTTGAGCCAACAGGCCTACTAGATGTTTGTCAGATAATTAACCAAATTATTACCTATTATCTTCTTAGATTTTACGGTCCATAAGAAAGATTCAGTTTAAAACAAAGGAAGGAGATGAGGTTTACTTCAATGGGAATGGAGACCCAGCAGCAAAGTATGAAATTATAAACTGGCAGCCAACCGAAAATGGCATTGTGGACTTTGTCACAGTTGGTCTTCATGATTCATCTTTACCTGCAGACAAACAGCTGAATCTGCAAAATAAGACTTTCATTTGGGCACAGAACTCAAAACAGGCAAGTTACGCTGTGatcactgtatttttaattacagtgttAATGTATAACTGTTACTGTATCATAATATGTGGGTTCAATGCATCAAAACTAATAATGGAGATTTACAAAGACAACATCTTGTCAAAATGAATGTCTATACATTTTTCTCATAGTCATTTTGTTCATACAGGTGCCTGTGTCAGTTTGCAGTGAGAAATGTCCCCCAGGAACTCGCAAGGTTCTCCAGAAAGGAAAGCCTGTCTGCTGCTATGACTGTATAAGATGTGCAGAAGGAGAAATAAGCAACATTACAGGTCTAGTAATATTTAATGCAACGTTTTTCACTATATTTTGCCGCAAAACAAAATTGCCATGATCACATGTCAATCTTAAGAAATGGTATatctgtgttttctgatttcCAAAGTAGGGAAGGTGCCCCTGGGGAATATGTAATCCCTGTGAAGtatgttttattacaaatatATCAAACAAATACTGAAGTGTCAGAAATACCTAAAAAGATTATACACACACGCAACTTCAAATCAAGGTTGAAGAACCCATTTGAAGAATTGATTTGATTCCAGCTCTCTGGTGgacactgttttttgtttattgaaaaatgagaaaatctcAGATGGAGGGTGAATAGATTTGTGGTCTTCAGAATATTAAAAATTTACATTGGAAAAACTTAACAACACAATATTATGTATCAAATAATACATCTAATAAATTATCAAGTGTACATCTTATACCTATAATGATTGAATCATTAATGACCATGGAGCTGTCATacagttattcatttttcatgtggtCACCATGTAGTGTATGTCTTATATGCATAGAGTAgatgcaaaaaagaaacaaagaaaagaaacaaatctaCTCAGCAAATTTCACACCTGcttcaatattatttttcagattCTATCACCTGTGTACGATGCCACCCAGAGTTCTGGTCAAATGAGAGAAGAGATGCTTGTATAAAGAAGGAGGCAGAGTTTCTATCAAATGAAGAAATTATGGGAGCACTGCTCACTGTGGCGTCCCTGTTTGGAACATGCTTGACTACTGTTGTGGCATTCGTTTTTTTCAGATACAGGAAAAGTCCCATTGTCAGGGCCAACAACTCTGAGCTGAGcttcctgctgctcttctccttgactctgtgtttcctgtgttctcTGACCTTCATCGGCCGGCCCTCTGAGTGGTCCTGCATGCTGCGACACACAGCATTCGGCATCACCtttgtcctctgtgtctcttgTGTTCTGGGGAAAACTATAGTGGTTTTAATGGCCTTCAGGGCTAGACTTCCAGGGAGTAATGTGATGAAATGGTTTGGGCCTGCTCAGCAGAGACTCAGCGTTCTGGCTTTAACTCTGATACAGGTTGTTATATGTATCATGTGGTTAACaatttctcctccttttccacTGAAGAATTTGAAGGAATTCAAGGACAAAATCATCTTAGAGTGCGCTCTGGGCTCAGCTGTAGGCTTTTGGGGTGTACTTGGGTACATTGGAATTTTGGCCATGTTATGTTTCATTCTTGCTTTTCTGGCTCGAAAACTGCCTGATAACTTTAATGAAGCCAAATTTATCACCTTCAGCATGTTGATATTCTGTGCAGTCTGGATGACTTTTATTCCAGCTTATATCAGCTCCCCTGGGAAGTTCAGTGTTGCTGTAGAAATATTTGCTATTCTGGCCTCCAGTTTTGGACTgctcatttgtatttttattccaaaatgttATATTATCTTACTGAAACCAGAGAAGAATACAAAAAAGAATATTATGGGGAAGGTGGCACCAGCATCATTCTGAATAGTTAAAATAATGTGGTGGCAAAGCCATTCTaaatttttacataataatttcTTACCAGACTGTGAAGTCGAcacctatttttatttttactgaagactTGTATTGTACACCTGTAATGTTTTCTGCTGTATATCATTTGTGACATAGCATATGGGGATGGAAGCATTTAATACAAGATAATATACAATCATATCTACAATATATAGATTAAGTACAAATAAATGCACTAGCCTAATGCCTAAATCCTTGCCGCTTTCacaacagtttgaaataaagtAATCAATGAATAAAATCTATGTTTTCACAGACGAAAACATCTTTGGctttatttgtttagttttgtctCCTGAGGCCTGAgttctacccccccccccatcttgTTGTTGGAGGTGTATAAAGCACTGCCATGAGATGTAGAGCTGCTTGGCCTGGCCTGCAGAGCTGAGCAGAGATATGCCTTTGTTGAGACTGCTCCTCTTGGTTCTGCTAATGGGGAAAGGAGACTCTGAGTGCCACCTGCAAGGCTCAGCACAACCACCTGAACTGGCTCAGGGTGGCGACCTTGTTATTGGAGGCATTTTTTCATTTCGCACAGGGCAGGATTATGTAACTAACACATTTCAGACAGTTCCAGAAGTACGAAAGTGTAAAAAGTATGTATTGTTAGGcctatatatattttaaatggtttatgtgtctatgtgtattTTGTGCTGTATTTGAGACATTAACATTATGATATATTATTCCACACTATTTTTCACCACCTCAGCTTCAATTTTCGAGAATTCAAATTTGCCCAAGCAATGATCTTTGCTGTAAATGAGATCAACAAAAATCCTGAAATGCTGCCTAATGTTAAACTTGGCTACAAGATTTATGATAATTGTGGAACCATGGACATACTGAGAGCTGCACTGGCACTGGTGAGTGGACTAAAGCCAGAAGTCAGTGATAGCAACTGCACCAAAGCTGAGACAGTACAAGCTATCCTGGGACATTCAGGATCAAGACCAACTATTGCATTTGAACAGGTTGTTGGAAGGTTTCATATACCTGTggtaagtaaaagaaaaaaggtcaaTAAAGTTAGTGTGAGGTGTTATTTAATATTGTGTTAATTGGGTTGTTGTATACTTAAACTATAATACTCAGTTCTGCAAAATTAAAGCTATAGGATGGAATTAAATGGTGTTTATGCTAGACTGTTAAATCTGTGCTGTGACTCTGCCAGTCCGATGTTTGTATATTTCATTGCAGATTAGCCATTTTGCCACCTGTGCCTGTCTGAGCAACAGAAAAGAGTATCCCACCTTCTTCAGAACTATTCCCAGTGACTACTACCAGAGCAGGGCCCTGGCAAAGCTGGTCAGGCACTTTGGTTGGACCTGGATTGGGTCTATAGCTGTGGATAATGAATATGGCCTCAATGGCATAGCTGCATTTATCCAAGGTGCACAAGAATATGGAGTCTGCATTGAGTATTCTGAGGCATTTTCATCGTCAGATCCCCCTGAGAGTATACAGAGAATAATAGACATCATTAAGCATGCCACCTCCAATGTTATTATGGCTTTTATGTCTCACAGAGAAATTAAGTTGCTGGCGACAGAGTTGTACAAACAGAACATTACAGGGCTGCAGTGGATTGGCAGTGACGCCTGGATCACAGATCACTCTCTGACTGACAGTGAAGGACACAGTATCCTGGTGGGTTCACTAGGCTTCGCTGTCAGCCGCGCCCAGATCCCAGGGCTGGAGGAGCACCTGAGGCGGCTCCACCCCTCACAGTTCCCCCAAAGTGCGTTTGTCAGAGATTTCTGGGAGGACGTGTTTGACTGCAGTCTGAGtgacaccacaaacacacagagaaagccATGCAGTGGCTTTGAGAGTTTACAAAACGTCGAATCACAATTCACTGATGTGTCTGAGCTGAGATTCACAAATAATGTGTACAAGTCAGTTTATGCAGTGGGTCACGCTCTTGATAACCTGATTAAATGTGAGGATGGTAAAGGACCCTTTTCAACTGGCAGTTGTGCTGATACCAAACACATTCAACCATGGCAGGTGAGGAACCACCAGTTAAGTGTGACAGAGTGATAACTGCAGGAATCTGTCATTTAAACGCTGTATAATTTCCAATCTAGGTTCTGCGTTATCTCAGCACTGTGAATTTCACCACTGAGGAAGGGGAAAGAGTGTATTTTGACAGTAATGGAGACTCACCGGCGAGATATGAACTTGTTAAtttacaaatgacaaacaaaggAACAATGGAGGGCGTAACAGTTGGCATTTATGATGCTTCTCTTCCAGAGAGTCATCAGTTTGTAATGAATGACATCCCAGTTGTCTGGGGAAATGGGCAGACCAAGGTAAAGCAGAGACTGAGGATTGGACTTCTTAACTGTTCACTGTTTTACTGAAAACGGCTCTGAAAATCTTAATTTGGATGTTGAGTTCTTtgttattgatgtgtttttagctTTACATATGGTACATATTACATACAAATTTTGTTTAtgaattgtgtgtatgtgtgtaggaGGTGCCTGTGTCAGTCTGCAGTAAGAGATGTCTCAGAGGAACTCGTAAGGTTCTCCAGAAAGGAAGGCCAGTCTGCTGTTATGATTGCATACCCTGTCCAGCAGGCGAGATCAGTAATTTAACAGGTAAATAGACAATGTACCAGTGTTTATATgctttttgaaaacagaaaaccagaaaTGTAGTTTCATGAGTGTTGACCTCTGAAACCATAACACCCATTTAACTCCGAATTTCTCTatgttgttttccattttgcagATTCAATAAACTGTATGAAATGCCCACCAGAATACTGGTCCAACAGCCAAAGAGATGCCTGCATCCCCAAAGCAATAGAATTCTTGGCATATGATGAAATACTGGGAACACTGTTAGCCATATTTTCATTGCTGGGAGTTTTTCTAACTATGATCATAACACTAGTCTTCTACTGCCACAAAGAAACCCCAGTAGTACGAGCCAACAACTCTGAGCTGAGcttcctgctgctcttctcCTTGAcgctgtgtttcctgtgttctcTGACCTTCATCGGCCGGCCCTCTGAGTGGTCCTGCATGCTGCGACACACAGCATTCGGCGTCACCtttgtcctctgtgtctcttgTGTTCTGGGGAAAACTATAGTGGTTTTAATGGCCTTCAGGGCTACACTTCCAGGGAGTAATGTGATGAAATGGTTTGGGCCTGCTCAGCAGAGACTTAGTGTTCTGTCTTTCACTCTCGTACAGGTTGTGATTTGCATACTTTGGCTGACAACCAACCCTCCATTTCCTTTCAAGAATTTGTTGCTCTATAAGGACAGAATTATCTTAGAGTGTGATCTTGGCTCAGCTGTAGGTTTCTGGGCTGTGTTAGTATACATAGGGCTCCTGGctgtcctgtgttttgttctcGCTTTTTTGGCTCGAAAGCTGCCTGATAATTTCAATGAAGCCAAATTCATCACCTTCAGCATGTTGATATTCTGTGCAGTCTGGATCACCTTCATCCCAGCGTATGTCAGCTCTCCTGGGAAGTTCACTGTGGCTGTGGAGATATTTGCTATTCTGTCCTCCAGCTATGCGCTCCtcttctgcatttttctgccaaaatgttttataattctGTTTAGGCCTGAACAGAACACTAAGAAACACATAATGGGAAAGACTTCTAATAATGATATATGCCATTAACCACtgacagttcattttaaagtaattctTTCTCCATTAATGCAGTGATCTTCTTGTGAAAAAACTGTAATCTGtgctccttttttgttttagtgaataaatgtttaattatatTCGAATGattcttttgtttgttatttttgcacatttatactGCAACTAAagtaaaaaaggggaaaatcaGAGAACATTGTCCATATATACATCTTCTGACactataaatgtatgtaaaatatttccctaCCTCATGAAATAAGCTTCCAGCAATTTGAAACCACTGGCACTAACagcagcaaaatatattttagttctttttcttttttctgtactAATAATGGAAATAGCAACAAATTAGCAGTTTGGCATATAAAAAGAAGTCAGCCAGATTCTGTAAAGGTGTATGAATAGAGTCAAAAATA is a window encoding:
- the LOC120791772 gene encoding extracellular calcium-sensing receptor-like, with product MHKPLPLECTSLNFRGFQFAQAMIFAIEEINNSTDLLPGISLGYKMYDACGSIARSVRVALALANGYEIVSAPSKAPCTRPAQVQAIMGETSSSPCMAVATVIGPFHIPLISHFATCACLSDKTKYPSFLRTIPSDYYQSRALAQLIKHFGWTWIGAIRTNDDYGNNGMATFTETAQQLGICLEYSVSFFRTDPPSKIQKIIDIIKASNSKVIVAFLSHMDMDVLIHELSHHNLTGYQWVGSEGWIFDSQTAGMDRHHILDGAIGLSIPKAHVRGMKESILDVKPLNSSSNEIFIEFWETLFSCKFMHSKPSAGNQRECTGHEDLTGVHNGFTDMSLMPIFNNVYKGVYAVAHALHRIFDCHETCNNKVQLDPFTILRSIRKIQFKTKEGDEVYFNGNGDPAAKYEIINWQPTENGIVDFVTVGLHDSSLPADKQLNLQNKTFIWAQNSKQVPVSVCSEKCPPGTRKVLQKGKPVCCYDCIRCAEGEISNITDSITCVRCHPEFWSNERRDACIKKEAEFLSNEEIMGALLTVASLFGTCLTTVVAFVFFRYRKSPIVRANNSELSFLLLFSLTLCFLCSLTFIGRPSEWSCMLRHTAFGITFVLCVSCVLGKTIVVLMAFRARLPGSNVMKWFGPAQQRLSVLALTLIQVVICIMWLTISPPFPLKNLKEFKDKIILECALGSAVGFWGVLGYIGILAMLCFILAFLARKLPDNFNEAKFITFSMLIFCAVWMTFIPAYISSPGKFSVAVEIFAILASSFGLLICIFIPKCYIILLKPEKNTKKNIMGKVAPASF
- the LOC120791878 gene encoding extracellular calcium-sensing receptor-like, yielding MIFAVNEINKNPEMLPNVKLGYKIYDNCGTMDILRAALALVSGLKPEVSDSNCTKAETVQAILGHSGSRPTIAFEQVVGRFHIPVISHFATCACLSNRKEYPTFFRTIPSDYYQSRALAKLVRHFGWTWIGSIAVDNEYGLNGIAAFIQGAQEYGVCIEYSEAFSSSDPPESIQRIIDIIKHATSNVIMAFMSHREIKLLATELYKQNITGLQWIGSDAWITDHSLTDSEGHSILVGSLGFAVSRAQIPGLEEHLRRLHPSQFPQSAFVRDFWEDVFDCSLSDTTNTQRKPCSGFESLQNVESQFTDVSELRFTNNVYKSVYAVGHALDNLIKCEDGKGPFSTGSCADTKHIQPWQVLRYLSTVNFTTEEGERVYFDSNGDSPARYELVNLQMTNKGTMEGVTVGIYDASLPESHQFVMNDIPVVWGNGQTKVPVSVCSKRCLRGTRKVLQKGRPVCCYDCIPCPAGEISNLTDSINCMKCPPEYWSNSQRDACIPKAIEFLAYDEILGTLLAIFSLLGVFLTMIITLVFYCHKETPVVRANNSELSFLLLFSLTLCFLCSLTFIGRPSEWSCMLRHTAFGVTFVLCVSCVLGKTIVVLMAFRATLPGSNVMKWFGPAQQRLSVLSFTLVQVVICILWLTTNPPFPFKNLLLYKDRIILECDLGSAVGFWAVLVYIGLLAVLCFVLAFLARKLPDNFNEAKFITFSMLIFCAVWITFIPAYVSSPGKFTVAVEIFAILSSSYALLFCIFLPKCFIILFRPEQNTKKHIMGKTSNNDICH